GATAGTTCTGATGGTTGCTAGCATCGAGAACGATGGAAATCGGTCAGCTCCGCTACTTCGTCTCGGTCGTCGACCACGGCTCGTTCACCGCCGCGGCCCAACACCTCCACGTCAGCCAGTCGGGCATCAGCGCCCAGCTGGCCAAGCTCGAGCGCGAGCTCGGCCACGAGCTGCTCGTGCGAGGCCCCCGCAACGTACGGCTCACCCACGCCGGCGAGAGGCTCCTCCCCCGCGCCCGCGAGGCGATCCGCGCCATCGAGGACGTGCGCCAGAGCGCCGACGAGCTGAGCGACCTGGTGCACGGCCACGTACGCCTCGGGGTGATCGCCGGCTGCACGATCTCCGGCTTCCTCGACGCCGTCGCGACCTTCCACACCTCCCACCCCGGCGTCACCGTCGAGCTCGCCGAGGACACCTCGGACCGGCTCCAGCGACGTACGCTGGCCGGCGAGCTCGACCTGGCCCTGATCTCCCGCTCGGGCCCGGTGCTCGAGGGCCTGGCCGGCCTCAC
The sequence above is drawn from the Nocardioides albertanoniae genome and encodes:
- a CDS encoding LysR family transcriptional regulator, yielding MEIGQLRYFVSVVDHGSFTAAAQHLHVSQSGISAQLAKLERELGHELLVRGPRNVRLTHAGERLLPRAREAIRAIEDVRQSADELSDLVHGHVRLGVIAGCTISGFLDAVATFHTSHPGVTVELAEDTSDRLQRRTLAGELDLALISRSGPVLEGLAGLTVSDERLAVITPPGHRLAGARPALRNLHEETVLCIPPGTGIRTAFERSCARAGLEARVDLSASNPETLLGLTARGLGVCVLAESMAQGSTDLVTTPIVDAEVRAGLALVTRDGDRQRATGRLFELLREALRAGSQAA